A region of the Stieleria neptunia genome:
CCGTTGGGAACAAGGAGGGGGGGTGGAAGGGAAATGGATCGGAAGCCCAATAGAATAGTCGATCCCCAACGCGCCGGGGGCGGCGGAGGCTGGCAGGATGTTCCTCAATCCGCGCGAGGATGTTAGCCCAATGCCACTTACTTTGACGCCAAGCGGGGTGTTTTTTTGTTAGCGGCAGGGCGCGAGCCCTCCGGTTTTCCGGGTGTTTTTGAAGCGCGACCGGAGGGCTCGCGGGCTGTCGGTTTTGTGAGCCGCGACGCGTAAGCGGCCGGGCACTCCAACGTTGCCCGAGGCCTTACGGCCAACGGCTCACCATTAACGCAGCAGACCCCGACTAAATCGACAGCCCGCTCGCGCCCTGCCGCTAAAAAATTGCGTCACAGCGTTGCGTCTGGCCCCTTGCTGACGCATGCGGGCTTCGACTCAACGGGCCGTCACCGGCTGGGGTGGGCGGATGAACCAGGCCGCGATCGCCAGCGGCATCATGGCCGCCGCGAAGCAGAGAATCGCTTGGTCATAGCTGCCCGTGGCATCGTTGACCCAACCCATGATCAACGGACCGCAACCACTGCCGGCGACGGTGCCACACCAAACCGCTCCACGAATGCTGCCCAAGTGTTGGCGACCATAATAACGCACCCAGGCAACACCACTGACCGAGATCAGCATCCCTTGACCGCCGCCGAACAGACCCGCAAATACCTGGGCGCCACGCACCGAAGGATCCAGATACAGCCAGATCAACGAACCGGCGACCATTGCGGTGCCCAGCCCGAGCAATCGGTTCAGTTTCAAAAAATCCGCCAGCACGCCTCCGCCCAGTTGCATCGCCAGCATCGTCATGCCGAGGATTTTGAACAATCCGCTGGCGGTGTCCGACGGCATCTCGCGCTGCTCGCACAGTGTGAACAAATAAAACAAAACACCGGTACCGGCCATCGCCCAAATCACGTTGGACAGGCCGAGAATGTGGTACGACCCCGTCCGCGCCGCCTGAGCCAGGCTGAGCGACTCGGGGTCCTCTTCAATCTCCGCTTCGGTTTCCAGCTCGACTTCCATTGAATCAGACGTCTCGGTGGCGTGCCCGAGTGACAAGCGGCCGGCATGTCCATCGACGAACTGCCCGAGGTCTTCCGGCCGATTGCGATAGAGCAACAGGACCAGCGGTAGCAGCGTCAGGACGAGCACGGCCGCCAGCGACTGATACGTCGACCGCCATCCGATCGCTTCGATGGCACTCGCAAGCCAATCGGGAACCCACGCAAACGCGACCGCCGAACCGATGCTGAGCACCGCCGAGACGCGTCCGATGCGGTTGCGAAACCACATCGCCGTCGTGTTGCCGGACAACAGTGTCAGCGAGCCTTGACCGAGAAAACGCAGCAAAAAGAACGCGGCCAGCAAACCATAAAACCCGCTGACGCTGGACGCGAACAGGCAAGCCAGCGCCAGGCCGACGATGACGATCGACGCGACGCGTTTCAGTCCGTGGCGATCGGCCGCGGGGCCGACAAACGTCAACGGAACGGCCGCAAACAGTGTGCCCAACATGTACGCCAAACCGAGCCGGCTTTGCGTCAAGTCCAAACTGGCCAGCAGCGACGGGGTGAAAGCGCTGACCGCAAACGTCTGCCCCGGGCTGGTCCCCAGCTGCATCAACATCGCGATCGGCAGCATCAAATAGCCATAAAAAAATGGCAAGCGTCGCGCGAGTCGGTCGGAAAGAGAATTCATAGAAAGGCTTCACGATGGAACATCTTGAATGCCATGATCAGCCGTGGGGTAAGCATCTTGCTCGCCATCCCCCGTGGGGTAAGCATCTTGCTTGCCATCCCCAGCCGCCGCGCATTCGCAATGCCGGAAGCTTACGCCACTTTGCCGCGGTGGCAAAGCACTCGTTCAGGCCGTCCGCCGGATCACCTGTTCGGCTGCGACCGTGGCCAGGGCCTTGAGCGTCAGCTGCGGATTGATTTCACAACCTGCCGGAAAGAGGGACGCATCGGCGACGGCCAGGTTCGCAACTTGCCGGCCACCATCCGTTTTGACAAGGAAGGATTGCGGATCGACCACGTCTCCGATCGACGCGCCACCTTGGCCGTGTGTGGTCAACAGATTGATGAACGCCGGACCGCGTCGTCGGATCTCGCTGATGGCCCAATCCAAATCGTTCATGTCACGAATCCGCAACGGGCGTCCGCCCCGCAGCATCATCGCCTTGGTCGGCAGATGCAACGTGACTCCGTCATCGGGCGTGGCGGCGGCGAAATAGATCCTTGCGATTCGCCGGATGCCCAGCAACAGAATTTCAAATTCGTCACAGTCCAGCGACAGGTTGATGTTCCCGCAGGCGTCGATCGAATTGCACGGTCTGACTTGAGTCGGCACGACGATGCCGGCCATCGAAAGGTGATTGAACCGGCGCATCGTGCAAGCGAATTCCTGGAACCATCCGGTCAATGCCAGCGCGACGGTGCCGGGAAAATGGAACCAGTTTTCCAGCGTCGGCTCTTCCACGATCCGGCCGTCTCGTTCGACCATCCGCCGGTCCACCAGGAAACACTGCGTGACACCGGGTTCGGGGCGTTCGGAGTCGGACGGCCAAATCGGTTTGTCAAACATCGCATACACCGCCGTGCCGACGTTTGCGGTGAATCGTTGTCCGAGGTGTCGGTTCCGATAGCCGGCGGATTTCAAACCCTGGGCGATCAACTTGGTCGTCGGGCCGATTCCGGCGGCAACGACGTATTGGTCTGCGGTGACCGTCGCGCGGGTGCGACAGCCGTCGTGTTCAACACGCGTGACATCGACGCCCGTGACAACGGGTTGGCCGGTGTCATCGGCCTGGACACGAATCTGTGTCGCTTCGGTCCGATAAGAAACCCGCGCGGGCTCGGGGTTGTGCATCGCTTGGACGAGGAAACTATTGGCGCCACCCGGAGCGTACGGATGCAGCCCGCCGATGTGATCGCCGAAGCTATCGACCGAGTTGTCGCTTCCACATCCCAAACATTGCGTGCGCATGGCGACCGGCAACGGCTGAACTTCTTCACCGATCGCTCGGCAGCCTTCGGCGAAGCGCATGCTGCGGTCGCTGATTTGCGATTCGGTGACCTCCGTGTTGACGCCGAGTTCCTGGTTGATGCCCTCCATCAGCTGCGCGAGCTGATCGTAGCCGAGTCCCTCTGGTTGTCGCCCGGCCCACTTCGTTTCGTAGATCTCCCGCGAAATCGGCAGGTGAATGGCGTTGTTCACGTACGGCCCGCCGCCGAAGACCTTGGCCTGGCAGACGTTGATGGTTTGTCGTGGCGGGATTTTTTTTCGCAGGTGGGGCAGAACCAATTCCATTTTGGAATCGACATTGCCAAGCCCGCCACTGATCTGGCCGCCGGCGTCTTTGTAGAGTCGGGCGAGCACTTCATCACTTCGCGGCGGTGCCAACCGCACGTTTCCGTCAGAGTCGCGAACGCGTTGAACCAGCGCATCGGGGCTGACGAAATCCCCGCAATCCAAAATCAAGACCTTTCGGCCTTGCGCCGTCAATCGTGTGGCCGCGGTCGCGCCGCCGGCGCCGCTGCCGATGATGACGACATCGTAGTGCCGGCCCAGGTCGGCCAACGGGGGCGCAGGCAATGAGACCAGATTCGAAACGCTTTCGCATTTTTTGCTCCAGCCCAATCCGATCAGCCGGCGGCCGGGACCGCGTGAGTGAATCACCAATCGCCCCAGCATCGCCAATCCGCTGACCGCCATGTGCAACAGGTGATCTTCGTCCCACACGATCAACGGCGGTGCCCCGGGTCGGCGTGGGGTTTCACCTTGATTGAGAACCCGTCGCACTCCCTCGGGCGTGTGGTGTTTCAACCGCTTCGCGGTGTGTTTGACGCTGTAGACATCCAGCCACAGCAGCGCGACGCTGATCCCCAACTGCATCCGGTGGGGCAGGTGATCGGCGTACCGCAGCAAATCCTTGGCGACCTGACAGGCGCTGTCGCCTTGGCGTCCGCACCACAGCGCGTCGATTTGCGCGGCCATGATGGCCACAAGGGTGTCGAAACGCTTTTCGCGAATCGTGTTCATCGGACAATCTTGCTTCGGTTTTCCTCCCCAATTGAACAGGCTCAACGGAAAGACGCCGGCTGCCAGGGCTGCCTGGCCGAAATGCCGGCGTTGGATTTCGCTCGCCAATGCGGTGGAGCCGAGTTCCGACAGATTGTCCAGCGAAGACCAATCGTCCATACAGACCCTTCCTTGGTCCTTGGTTTGTTTCCGAATCGATTGCTTCAGCCGGGGGAAACAACCTGTTTTCGCTCGTCATCGTCGTCGTCGATTTCATTTTCGAGCCAAATTGTCGCGGCGCCGCGTCGATCCGGCAGAACGGCGCTGCAGTAGCGATCTTGCCGATTACAACGCCCCCCTGGTTGATGTGGCCTTGGGTCGTCTCCCCGTCTGGGTGATAATTCGACGTGAAACGACCCCTTTGGCGACAACCCCGGTGACGATCAGGATGGACGAACAAACAGAACTGCAGACCGCCGCAGAGCTGCCCCGCGCCGAGTTTCACCTCAACCAGCCTTTTCCTCCGGCCGGTGACCAGCCTGCGGCGATCGAGCAGCTGACCAAGGGGTTCAATTCCGGGGCGTCGGCCCAGGTATTACTCGGTGCGACCGGAACCGGGAAAACCTTCTCCATGGCCAACGTGATCGCCAACGTCGGCCGCCCGGCGCTGGTGCTCAGCCACAACAAGACGCTGGCCGCCCAACTGTACAGCGAGTTCAAGGAGTTCTTTCCCGAGAACGCGGTTCATTATTTCGTCAGCTACTACGATTATTATCAACCCGAAGCCTACATCCCCCAGCGCGACGTCTATATCGAAAAAGACGCCTCGATCAACGAAGAAATCGATCGACTGCGATTGGCCACCACCAGCAGCCTGGTCAGCCGACGCGACGTCGTGATCGTCGCCTCGGTCAGCAGCATCTATGGCCTGGGGTCACCCGAGGACTACAAACAACTGGTCGTCAGTCTGACGCGGGGCGAATCGATTCGCCGCGATCATTTGCTGTTGAAACTGGTCGACGTGTTGTACGAACGCAATGACATGGCGTTTGAACGCGGCAAGTTTCGTGTGCGTGGCGACAGCATCGAACTGTGGCCCAGTTACGAAGAGTTCGCGTATCGGATCGAGATGTGGGGGGACCAGATCGAGCAGATTTCGATCATCAAACCCGTCTCCGGCGAAACCGTCAAAACGCTCTCGCAAGTTTTCGTCTACCCGGCGAAACACTTTGTGATGCCCGACGACCGCATCAAACGGGCGATCAGCGTGATCCGCGCGGAACTGAAACATCAATTGGAATTGTTTCAAAAGCAAGGCAAGTTGCTCGAAGCGCAGCGTCTGTCCGCCCGAACGCGATTTGATCTAGAGATGCTGGCCGAAGTGGGCCATTGCCCCGGCATCGAAAACTACTCGCGTCCACTGTCGGGAAAAGAACCGGGTTCGTCGCCGGACACGTTGTACGAATTCTTTCCCGATGACTTCATCACCTTCGTCGACGAATCCCACGTCACCGTGCCCCAGGTCCGCGCGATGTACGCCGGCGATCGCAGCAGAAAGCTGACGCTGGTCGATCACGGGTTTCGGCTACCGAGCGCGCTGGACAACCGGCCGCTGAAGTTCGAGGAGTGGGAAGAACGGACCGGTCAGATCTGTTTCGTCAGTGCGACACCAAGCGATTACGAATTGGAACGCACCGGGGGCGAGGTGGTCGAACAAATCATTCGCCCGACGGGACTGTTGGATCCGGAGGTCGAAGTCGTTTCGGCGCGCGGGCAAGTCAATCACTTGATCAACGAAATTCGCATCCGTGCCGAACGAGACGAGCGGGTGCTGGTCACTGCGTTGACGAAACGGTTGGCCGAGGACTTGGCGAACTTTTTCCAAGAACAAAACGTTCGCTGTCGTTGGCTGCACAGCGAACTCAATGCATTCGAGCGTGTGGATCTGTTGCAAGAGTTACGGGCCGGGCATTTTGATTGTCTCGTCGGCGTCAACCTGCTTCGCGAAGGCTTGGACCTGCCGGAAGTCTCCTTGGTCGCGATTCTGGACGCCGACAAAGAAGGTTTTTTGCGCAGCGAAACGAGCTTGATTCAAACCATCGGCCGGGCGGCTCGCAACGCCAACAGCAAAGTGATCTTGTATGCCGACAAGGTGACCGAGTCGATGCGATTGGCGATCGGTGAAACCGAACGGCGCCGCGCGATTCAACAGGCGTACAACGAAGAACACGGGATCACGCCCGAAACGGTGCGGAAGAAGATCAAAGCGGGAATCGAGACCGACGCGGCCAAGCGACGAAAAACGATCGCCAAGGCGCAAGAGGAATCCGAAACGACCTACATCACGCTCGAATTCGTCGAAGCGCTCGAGCGAGAAATGTTATCGGCGGCGGAGGACTTGGAGTTTGAGCGCGCCGCACAGCTGCGGGACCGAGTCTTGCAGCTGAAAGAAAACATCGGCAAACCGTTGGCGGAAGTCGAAGAGGACAAGCCGTCCAGTGCGACGGGTCGACAAAGTCAACGCGGACGACGCAAGGGGACCAAGGGGACCGGCGGCCGCAGCAAGATCCCTCGCCCCAAACGCGGTTGAGGGGCTGGCCCGACTTATTCCCTGGCAGAGCCAGGGAACAAGACGAAGTCACCCTCCTGGCAGGAGGGTCGAGCGAAGCGAGGGGAGGTCGACCGGTGAATCACGGCGTTCACTTCACTCTAGATGGGCGACCCAAGCAACAACCCTCCCCGCTCCGAGCGTAAACTCCTCCGCGACCCTCCCTTCAAAGGGAGGGTTTCGTCACTTCTTCACTCGCGAGGCGGAGCCTCTGCGACCTCGTGTTCCCTGGCAGAGCCAGGGAACAAGGCGACGGCAGGGCGCAAGCGGGGTGTCGATTGAGTGAGCCGCGACGCGTAAGCGGCCGGGCATCCAGGCGCGCGCCCGAGGCCTTACGGCCAGCGGCTCACCATTGCCTCGACCCATTCCACTCAATCGACAGCCACAAGCTCTCCGGTTCCTTGTTATTGCCAACACACCGGCCCGCTCGCGCCCTGCCGCTAAAAGATCGTTCACGGCGCCCCTGTCCCGCAGAGTTTCGCTGACCGGAATCCGGGTGGCGTGTCACGGGGGAAACGTCGCGAAGTTTGCCGCTGGCAGGCTGTTAATCGACGTCCCCGACGGGTACGATTTCCGCCATGACTCCGATGATGAAACAGTACCACGAGGCGAAGGCGGCTTGCGGCGACGCATTGCTGCTTTTTCGCATGGGCGACTTCTATGAACTATTTTTGGAGGATGCCAAGACGGCCGCTCGTGTCCTCGGGCTGACCCTGACCAGCCGCGACAAAGATAGTGCCAATCCGACGGCGATGGCGGGGTTCCCCCATCACCAGCTCGATTCGTACCTCTGCAAATTGATCCAAGCGGGATTCCGCGCCGCGGTTTGTGAACAGGTTGAAGACCCCAAACAAGCCAAGGGGCTGGTCAAACGAGAAATCACCCGCCTGGTCAGCGCAGGCACCCTGACCGATGACGATCTGCTGGATCCGCGGGAAGCAAATTATTTGGCCGCGGTGGTGTTGCACACGCCACGAAAAGGCAAGAAGCAAACCGATGAGCCGGTCGCGGGAATCGCTTGGGCGGAATTGTCCAGCGGGCGGTTCTGCGCTGGAGTGTTCCCGATGTCACGGGTCGAAGACGAATTGGCGCGGATCGGTCCGGCGGAGGTGATTTACCGAGAAGACGACGCCAAATTCTCGCCGGATTCGACCGCCCCTTGGTCCTGGACGGCGCGGCCGGCATGGAGCTTTGCCGAAGACGCCTCGGTCGAGTTGCTGTGCAAGCAGTTTTCGGTCGGTTCGCTCGAAGGGTTCGGCTTTCGTGACGATGACACCGCGGCGATTCGGGCGGCCGGCGCGGCACTGACCTATCTGCAAGAAACCCAACCCGGCGGGCTGGATCATTTTCGATCGATTTCGGCGCATCACCGCAGCGGCGTGCTGGAAATCGATGCATCGACGCGACGAAGTCTGGAGATCACTCGCACACTGCGAACGTCGTCACGTGCCGGATCACTGGTCGATGCCATCGATTTAACTTGCACGTCGGCCGGGTCGCGGATGCTGGCCGATTGGATCGCCGCGCCACTGGTCGATCTTGATGCGATCTGCCTGCGACACGATGCAGTCGAAGAGTTCTTTTCCCAGGCGTCCCTCCGCACCGAAGTGCGTTCGATCCTGAAACAGACCTATGACATCACCCGACTGTTGGCGCGAATCGCCACCGGTCGGACGGGGCCGCGGGATCTGCAGCAAGTCTCACGAACGCTGGCCGGATTGCCGACGTTGAAAGCCAAGCTGGCCGGACGGACTCCCAAGCGGATCGTGCACCTGGAATCGCATTTGCATCTGTGCCCCGAGCTGCGCAGTGAACTGGAATCGGCGTTGGCCGATGAGTGCCCGCTCAACGCCGCCGACGGAAACTTCGTCCGCAAGGGATTCGACCCCGAACTCGATTCGCTGCGCGAGTTGGCTGCAGGCGGAAAACAATGGATTCTGGAATACCAACAGCGTCAGATGGACGTGACCGGCATTCCCAACTTGAAAGTCGGCTACAACAAGGTCTTCGGGTATTACTTAGAAGTCACCAACGCCCACAAGGACAAGGTGCCCGATGATTTCATTCGCAAACAAACGCTGAAGAACTGCGAGCGTTACATCACGCCGGAGTTGAAAGAGTACGAAGAGAAAGTCCTGGCCGCAGATGAAAAAGCCGCAGCGCGGGAACAATTGATCTTCCACAACTTGCGGACGCGAACCCACCATCATTTGGCGACGTTGCAGGAAGTCGCCGTTGCGATGGCGGAGTTGGATGTCCTGGCGGCCCTGGCCGAACTGGCGGCACAGCGAAATTGGGTGCGTCCGGAGATGACCGACGATTCGGTGTTGCGAATCGAAGCGGGCCGGCACCCGGTGTTGGATGTGACGTTACCCCAGGGCGAATTTGTCCCCAACGACTGTGTCCACGCGCCCGAGACCGGGATGATCCTGCTGATCACCGGTCCCAACATGTCGGGCAAGAGCACCTACATCCGCCAAGTCGCCTTGATCACCTTGTTGGCCCAGGCCGGGTCCTATGTCCCCGCCGAATCCGCCTTGATCGGGATCGCCGACCGGATCTTTGCACGCGTGGGCGCCAGCGATGAACTGAGCCGTGGGCAGAGTACGTTCATGGTCGAAATGGTCGAAACGGCGCGGATTCTCAACACCGCCACGTCTCGATCGCTGGTGATCCTGGACGAAATCGGCCGCGGAACGAGCACCTATGATGGGCTTTCGCTGGCCTGGGCGATCACCGAGCACTTGCACGAGCAGATCGGTTGCCGGACGCTGTTTGCCACCCACTACCACGAACTGACTCAGTTGGAAGAGTCGCTTCCGCGGGTGTCGAATTTGAACGTGGCCGTCAAAGAATGGAATGACGAAGTTGTGTTTTTGCACCGGATCATTCCCGGCGGCGCGGACAAGAGTTATGGGATCCACGTCGCCCGGCTGGCCGGCGTGCCCAGCGAGGTCAACGAGCGTGCCAAAGACGTGCTGGCGCAATTGGAAATCGACCACCGAGACGCGCTCGACCGGCCCTCGATCGCTCCGCCCCAAGGACACAGCGACCGCAGCGGCGGGTCTTACCAGTTGACGCTGTTCGGATTTTCCGACCATCCGGTGCTCAGTCAGGTGCAACGTCTGGACCTGAATTCGATGACTCCGATCGACGCGATGCAATTTTTGCAGCGGGCCCAGCGTGAATTGCGGAGCAATCCGGTGGTGAAGCCGTAGCAGCGAAGCTCGCACTGGCCGGAAGTTTCTGGCCGCACGTTTCGGGACGCATCGTTTTTTGCCTCTCTTTTTTGGCAAAAAACTCGATCTTTCGTGAAACCCTGCCGCATCGGCGTGGTTTGAACAGGGTAACTCTCGACGAAATCCATCGATCGCCTCGGCGGTTATCGGAAAAACGTCGCGGGGCGGTGTACGGCTTCAATGCACGGCGGAACTCCTCCGCAGCCAACTTCTCTTTCTGTTAATTTCTGGGAATCGAAATCAATGAAGATCACAAGCGGCCCAATGGCCCTGTTGTTCGCGGCAATCTTGGCGATGGTCGCCACGGATGTAATGGCTCAACGCGGTGGCGGTGGCCGACCGGGGGGTGGGGGCGGCCGTCCGGGCGGCGGCGGATTTCGTGGCGGCCCTGGCGGGGGCGGTGGCTTCGGCGGACGCGGAGGCGGAGGCGGTTCTATCCTGGGACTGTTGCAAGTCAAAGAAGTCCAAGAAGAAATCGAGTTGATGCCCGACCAGGAAGAGGCCGTCAAGAAGGTCGCCGAGGGCCGCGAACGCGTCGAATTCCCACGCGATTTTGATCGTGAAAATCGCGACAGCGAAGAAAATGTCGCCAAACTGCAGGCGTACATGAAAAAGGTCGCCGAAGGGGAAAAGAAAATCCGCGAGCAACTCGAAGAGGTGTTGTTGCCAGAGCAAATGGAACGGCTGCAACAAATCGAGGTCCAGCAGATGCGAGCCGGCGCGCTGATGAATGAGCGTGTCGCGACCGAATTGAAACTGACGGCCAGCCAGAAAGAACAACTGACCAAGAAATCCGAAGAAGCACGCGAAGAAATGATGGGCAAGATGCGTGAGTTGTTCCAAGGCGGTGACCGCGAAAACATGCGGGAAAAGATGGAAGAAGCTCAAAAGGATATGGAAGTCAAACTGGTCA
Encoded here:
- the uvrB gene encoding excinuclease ABC subunit UvrB encodes the protein MDEQTELQTAAELPRAEFHLNQPFPPAGDQPAAIEQLTKGFNSGASAQVLLGATGTGKTFSMANVIANVGRPALVLSHNKTLAAQLYSEFKEFFPENAVHYFVSYYDYYQPEAYIPQRDVYIEKDASINEEIDRLRLATTSSLVSRRDVVIVASVSSIYGLGSPEDYKQLVVSLTRGESIRRDHLLLKLVDVLYERNDMAFERGKFRVRGDSIELWPSYEEFAYRIEMWGDQIEQISIIKPVSGETVKTLSQVFVYPAKHFVMPDDRIKRAISVIRAELKHQLELFQKQGKLLEAQRLSARTRFDLEMLAEVGHCPGIENYSRPLSGKEPGSSPDTLYEFFPDDFITFVDESHVTVPQVRAMYAGDRSRKLTLVDHGFRLPSALDNRPLKFEEWEERTGQICFVSATPSDYELERTGGEVVEQIIRPTGLLDPEVEVVSARGQVNHLINEIRIRAERDERVLVTALTKRLAEDLANFFQEQNVRCRWLHSELNAFERVDLLQELRAGHFDCLVGVNLLREGLDLPEVSLVAILDADKEGFLRSETSLIQTIGRAARNANSKVILYADKVTESMRLAIGETERRRAIQQAYNEEHGITPETVRKKIKAGIETDAAKRRKTIAKAQEESETTYITLEFVEALEREMLSAAEDLEFERAAQLRDRVLQLKENIGKPLAEVEEDKPSSATGRQSQRGRRKGTKGTGGRSKIPRPKRG
- a CDS encoding GMC family oxidoreductase N-terminal domain-containing protein — translated: MDDWSSLDNLSELGSTALASEIQRRHFGQAALAAGVFPLSLFNWGGKPKQDCPMNTIREKRFDTLVAIMAAQIDALWCGRQGDSACQVAKDLLRYADHLPHRMQLGISVALLWLDVYSVKHTAKRLKHHTPEGVRRVLNQGETPRRPGAPPLIVWDEDHLLHMAVSGLAMLGRLVIHSRGPGRRLIGLGWSKKCESVSNLVSLPAPPLADLGRHYDVVIIGSGAGGATAATRLTAQGRKVLILDCGDFVSPDALVQRVRDSDGNVRLAPPRSDEVLARLYKDAGGQISGGLGNVDSKMELVLPHLRKKIPPRQTINVCQAKVFGGGPYVNNAIHLPISREIYETKWAGRQPEGLGYDQLAQLMEGINQELGVNTEVTESQISDRSMRFAEGCRAIGEEVQPLPVAMRTQCLGCGSDNSVDSFGDHIGGLHPYAPGGANSFLVQAMHNPEPARVSYRTEATQIRVQADDTGQPVVTGVDVTRVEHDGCRTRATVTADQYVVAAGIGPTTKLIAQGLKSAGYRNRHLGQRFTANVGTAVYAMFDKPIWPSDSERPEPGVTQCFLVDRRMVERDGRIVEEPTLENWFHFPGTVALALTGWFQEFACTMRRFNHLSMAGIVVPTQVRPCNSIDACGNINLSLDCDEFEILLLGIRRIARIYFAAATPDDGVTLHLPTKAMMLRGGRPLRIRDMNDLDWAISEIRRRGPAFINLLTTHGQGGASIGDVVDPQSFLVKTDGGRQVANLAVADASLFPAGCEINPQLTLKALATVAAEQVIRRTA
- a CDS encoding MFS transporter, whose amino-acid sequence is MNSLSDRLARRLPFFYGYLMLPIAMLMQLGTSPGQTFAVSAFTPSLLASLDLTQSRLGLAYMLGTLFAAVPLTFVGPAADRHGLKRVASIVIVGLALACLFASSVSGFYGLLAAFFLLRFLGQGSLTLLSGNTTAMWFRNRIGRVSAVLSIGSAVAFAWVPDWLASAIEAIGWRSTYQSLAAVLVLTLLPLVLLLYRNRPEDLGQFVDGHAGRLSLGHATETSDSMEVELETEAEIEEDPESLSLAQAARTGSYHILGLSNVIWAMAGTGVLFYLFTLCEQREMPSDTASGLFKILGMTMLAMQLGGGVLADFLKLNRLLGLGTAMVAGSLIWLYLDPSVRGAQVFAGLFGGGQGMLISVSGVAWVRYYGRQHLGSIRGAVWCGTVAGSGCGPLIMGWVNDATGSYDQAILCFAAAMMPLAIAAWFIRPPQPVTAR
- the mutS gene encoding DNA mismatch repair protein MutS produces the protein MTPMMKQYHEAKAACGDALLLFRMGDFYELFLEDAKTAARVLGLTLTSRDKDSANPTAMAGFPHHQLDSYLCKLIQAGFRAAVCEQVEDPKQAKGLVKREITRLVSAGTLTDDDLLDPREANYLAAVVLHTPRKGKKQTDEPVAGIAWAELSSGRFCAGVFPMSRVEDELARIGPAEVIYREDDAKFSPDSTAPWSWTARPAWSFAEDASVELLCKQFSVGSLEGFGFRDDDTAAIRAAGAALTYLQETQPGGLDHFRSISAHHRSGVLEIDASTRRSLEITRTLRTSSRAGSLVDAIDLTCTSAGSRMLADWIAAPLVDLDAICLRHDAVEEFFSQASLRTEVRSILKQTYDITRLLARIATGRTGPRDLQQVSRTLAGLPTLKAKLAGRTPKRIVHLESHLHLCPELRSELESALADECPLNAADGNFVRKGFDPELDSLRELAAGGKQWILEYQQRQMDVTGIPNLKVGYNKVFGYYLEVTNAHKDKVPDDFIRKQTLKNCERYITPELKEYEEKVLAADEKAAAREQLIFHNLRTRTHHHLATLQEVAVAMAELDVLAALAELAAQRNWVRPEMTDDSVLRIEAGRHPVLDVTLPQGEFVPNDCVHAPETGMILLITGPNMSGKSTYIRQVALITLLAQAGSYVPAESALIGIADRIFARVGASDELSRGQSTFMVEMVETARILNTATSRSLVILDEIGRGTSTYDGLSLAWAITEHLHEQIGCRTLFATHYHELTQLEESLPRVSNLNVAVKEWNDEVVFLHRIIPGGADKSYGIHVARLAGVPSEVNERAKDVLAQLEIDHRDALDRPSIAPPQGHSDRSGGSYQLTLFGFSDHPVLSQVQRLDLNSMTPIDAMQFLQRAQRELRSNPVVKP